A single genomic interval of Bacillus smithii harbors:
- the perR gene encoding peroxide-responsive transcriptional repressor PerR, producing MAQEHLKEALETLKDSGVRITPQRHAILEYLVQSMSHPTADEIYKALEGKFPNMSVATVYNNLRVFREVGLVKELTYGDSSSRFDFVTTDHYHVICEECGKIVDFHYPGLDEVEQFASHVTGFKVSHHRMEIYGICPECSAKKEVH from the coding sequence GTGGCGCAGGAACATCTTAAAGAAGCTTTAGAAACGTTAAAAGATTCTGGAGTACGTATAACTCCTCAGCGTCATGCAATACTTGAATACCTGGTCCAATCCATGTCACACCCAACTGCGGATGAAATTTATAAAGCGTTAGAAGGTAAATTTCCCAATATGAGTGTGGCAACCGTTTATAATAATTTGCGAGTATTTCGTGAAGTTGGATTAGTGAAAGAGCTGACCTATGGCGATTCATCCAGCAGATTTGATTTTGTAACAACTGACCATTACCATGTCATTTGTGAAGAGTGCGGCAAAATTGTCGATTTTCACTATCCAGGACTGGACGAGGTTGAACAATTTGCTTCGCATGTTACTGGTTTTAAAGTTAGTCACCATCGGATGGAGATTTATGGGATTTGTCCGGAATGCAGTGCCAAAAAAGAAGTTCATTAA
- a CDS encoding YgzB family protein, producing MAKNYKSKINRIRTFALSLIFIGFLIMYIGLFFRNHPLIMTIFMMLGFLSIMASVVVYFWIGMLSTRAVVVVCPNCRKQTKMLGRVDMCMYCREPLTLDPSLEGKEFNEEYNRKKRNK from the coding sequence ATGGCCAAAAATTATAAAAGTAAGATTAACCGTATTCGAACTTTTGCACTTTCGTTAATTTTTATCGGTTTTTTGATAATGTACATAGGTTTATTTTTTCGAAATCATCCATTGATCATGACGATTTTTATGATGCTGGGATTTTTAAGCATTATGGCGAGTGTCGTTGTGTATTTTTGGATTGGAATGCTTTCGACAAGGGCGGTTGTGGTGGTTTGTCCAAACTGTAGAAAACAAACAAAAATGCTTGGCAGAGTAGATATGTGCATGTATTGCCGAGAGCCCCTTACGCTCGATCCTTCTTTGGAGGGCAAAGAGTTTAATGAGGAGTACAATCGAAAAAAACGAAATAAATAG
- a CDS encoding nucleotidyltransferase-like protein, translating into MEDILRPIYQERASSKNTLGILSIEKREGWNYQEETFDNILLVIAKEVEKNLLVKHYAYQDKKAALYIVDEEQLKEWLLLGTNRKILNWLSDGKIVFDRNDYVHRLKNELREPSANERNLKMAIEFSKIIKSYTDGKAFFHNGHYMDAYHHISRSLYHLACLTIIEKGFQPEQTMWDQVKQLNPEIYKLYEELLTSNENIEKRLELLFLASEFLIHSHTESGVSHFLNVLRKKDYWSIDDLINHPEVKYYAIDLETLLEYLIHQNYVRIVQAETKGIHIYHRFYKIS; encoded by the coding sequence ATGGAGGATATCCTTCGGCCCATTTATCAAGAGAGAGCGAGCTCAAAAAATACGCTTGGCATTTTATCCATCGAAAAAAGAGAAGGATGGAATTATCAAGAAGAAACATTTGACAACATTTTATTAGTAATTGCAAAAGAAGTCGAAAAAAATTTGCTGGTTAAACATTATGCATATCAAGATAAGAAAGCCGCTCTCTATATTGTGGACGAAGAGCAGTTGAAGGAATGGCTTCTTTTAGGAACGAATCGAAAAATATTGAACTGGCTTTCCGATGGGAAAATTGTGTTTGACCGGAACGACTATGTTCATCGATTGAAAAATGAGTTGCGAGAACCTTCTGCCAATGAAAGAAATTTGAAAATGGCGATTGAATTTTCAAAGATTATCAAGTCCTACACAGATGGAAAAGCATTTTTTCATAACGGGCATTACATGGATGCATATCATCATATTTCCCGCTCTCTTTATCATTTAGCATGCTTGACGATCATCGAAAAAGGATTTCAACCGGAGCAGACAATGTGGGATCAAGTGAAACAATTGAATCCTGAAATTTACAAACTATACGAAGAACTGCTGACCAGCAACGAAAATATAGAAAAACGGTTGGAACTTCTTTTCTTGGCGAGTGAATTTCTTATTCATTCGCATACGGAATCCGGTGTTTCTCATTTTCTAAATGTTTTAAGAAAAAAAGACTACTGGTCTATTGATGATTTGATAAACCATCCGGAAGTAAAATATTACGCTATCGATTTGGAAACCCTCTTGGAGTATTTAATTCATCAAAATTATGTGCGGATTGTTCAGGCAGAAACGAAAGGAATTCATATTTATCATCGATTCTATAAAATTTCTTAA
- a CDS encoding IS30 family transposase: protein MAITNSTIGARHFKHLTAYDRGKIAALHAAGKTQQEIADYVGCHKSTISRELRRGTVPQRKSNGKIVHVYFPDTGQLLYERNRKACGRKLKLDDAIEFIKYAETQILDKKWSPDAVCGRAKRDGKFKDKMVCTKTLYNYIDLGLIGVKNIDLPMKITLNTKKKRNRKNKKILGRSIDERPIEVNERQEFGHWEIDTVIGKKTKDQALLTLTERKTRKEIILRVTAKDSLSVSEVISQLKVSYGNRFSKVFKTITADNGSEFADLGLSVEKDLTEVYFTHPYTSCERGTNERHNGLIRRFIPKGRPISSVADETITYVENWCNHLPRKILNYRTPEECFQIELAGLAS, encoded by the coding sequence ATGGCAATTACTAATTCTACCATAGGAGCTCGGCATTTCAAACACTTAACGGCTTATGACCGTGGGAAAATTGCGGCCTTACACGCTGCTGGTAAGACTCAACAGGAGATTGCAGATTATGTTGGTTGTCACAAAAGCACCATCTCCCGTGAGTTAAGAAGAGGTACAGTGCCACAAAGAAAAAGCAACGGGAAAATTGTTCATGTCTATTTTCCAGACACAGGTCAACTTCTCTATGAGAGAAACAGGAAAGCCTGTGGCCGCAAGCTAAAACTAGACGATGCCATCGAGTTTATTAAGTATGCCGAAACTCAGATCCTTGATAAGAAATGGTCTCCTGATGCGGTATGTGGGAGAGCCAAACGTGATGGGAAATTCAAAGACAAAATGGTTTGCACCAAGACCCTTTATAACTATATTGATCTAGGACTTATAGGCGTTAAAAACATTGACCTACCTATGAAAATTACCCTGAACACCAAGAAAAAACGTAACCGGAAGAATAAGAAGATCTTAGGACGCAGTATCGATGAGCGACCAATTGAAGTCAATGAACGCCAAGAGTTTGGTCACTGGGAAATTGATACGGTTATAGGCAAGAAGACTAAAGATCAGGCCTTATTGACTCTTACTGAGCGCAAAACCCGTAAAGAAATAATTTTGAGAGTGACAGCCAAGGATAGTCTATCCGTTTCAGAAGTCATATCTCAGTTGAAAGTGTCTTATGGTAATCGGTTCTCTAAAGTGTTTAAAACCATTACGGCTGATAACGGTTCTGAATTTGCTGACCTCGGCCTTAGTGTTGAAAAAGATCTAACAGAGGTTTATTTTACACACCCTTACACATCCTGTGAACGAGGAACCAACGAGCGTCATAATGGCCTTATTAGGCGCTTCATACCAAAGGGGAGACCCATTTCCTCTGTGGCAGACGAAACCATTACCTATGTTGAAAATTGGTGTAACCATCTTCCAAGGAAGATCCTCAATTATCGTACACCTGAGGAGTGTTTCCAAATAGAGTTAGCTGGCTTAGCTTCTTAA
- a CDS encoding LysR family transcriptional regulator, with protein sequence MNIDHIEAFMYVVHFNSIHKAANALFLSQPTVTARIKALERELDTELFEREGRGIKLTEKGEMFIPYAEQIIRTFQQGKKLLKKRADQEEVVIGANIITSQYFIPIALPLWKKAHPELRFKFISASNEVLVDKLLQKQIDVAFMKEVSHQALQHQPLLDNSIRLVVKPGHPFQFQSKLSAQQLALEPMVFFECGAFDWNRVHKIFEVANVEPRIEFHVDHLEVAKSLIQSGNGFGFLPYLCVKHELETGQLVEVNVDHLMMLKQHIHGTYYGPEPPFLWNDILLSIEQFEKNAVSSFSRTN encoded by the coding sequence ATGAACATTGATCATATTGAAGCTTTTATGTATGTCGTCCATTTTAACAGCATTCATAAAGCAGCGAACGCTTTGTTTTTATCACAGCCAACGGTTACGGCGCGGATCAAAGCATTGGAACGAGAATTGGATACAGAACTGTTTGAACGGGAGGGTAGAGGCATCAAGCTGACGGAAAAGGGGGAAATGTTTATTCCGTATGCTGAGCAGATTATCCGCACTTTTCAGCAAGGAAAAAAACTATTGAAAAAAAGAGCGGATCAGGAAGAGGTAGTCATTGGGGCCAATATCATTACATCTCAATATTTTATCCCCATTGCACTGCCGCTTTGGAAAAAAGCACATCCGGAACTCCGGTTTAAATTTATTTCAGCGTCTAACGAGGTGCTAGTAGATAAGCTGCTCCAAAAGCAGATTGATGTGGCGTTCATGAAAGAAGTGTCGCATCAAGCATTGCAGCATCAACCGCTTCTTGACAATTCAATACGGCTTGTCGTAAAGCCGGGACATCCTTTTCAGTTTCAGTCAAAGTTATCCGCACAGCAATTGGCTCTTGAACCAATGGTCTTTTTTGAATGCGGAGCGTTCGACTGGAATCGTGTACACAAAATTTTTGAAGTGGCGAACGTGGAACCGCGAATTGAATTTCACGTGGATCATCTTGAAGTGGCAAAATCACTCATTCAAAGCGGCAACGGGTTCGGATTTCTGCCATATTTATGCGTTAAACATGAACTGGAAACAGGCCAGCTGGTGGAAGTCAATGTCGATCATTTGATGATGCTGAAACAGCATATTCATGGAACATATTATGGACCGGAGCCTCCTTTTTTATGGAATGACATTCTTTTGTCGATTGAACAATTTGAAAAGAATGCTGTTTCATCATTCTCTCGAACAAATTGA
- a CDS encoding LLM class flavin-dependent oxidoreductase, translating to MSYQLGLLDQSPILEGSSAVDALQQTVRLAQKAEEWGYSRFWVSEHHHSEQVAGSSPEVLMSYLLARTKSIRIGSGGVMLQHYSPFKVAENFHVLSTLAPGRVDLGIGKAPGGLPLSTKALQFGTVNDGQDFEERFLFLKKLIENSVDEDHPLAGIEATPIPPEKPNLFLLGASPRSAQLAADLQIPFVFALFINGDVKVLEESAHVYRNGYPDGRFLLSLAAVAADSQKEAEELAKDQKMYKVHLQSGRIVTVSTLEQAHAFGKQAEQSYEVEEQASYIIAGTSVYVKKVLNKFHASYQVDEFILHSPVQKVEERIRSFQLLSPNGSNDDYLTEEEGETYVS from the coding sequence ATGAGTTATCAGCTTGGATTGTTAGATCAAAGCCCGATCCTTGAAGGCTCTTCAGCTGTTGACGCCTTGCAGCAAACCGTTCGCCTGGCCCAAAAAGCAGAAGAATGGGGTTACTCGCGCTTCTGGGTGTCAGAGCATCATCATTCGGAACAGGTAGCGGGGTCGTCTCCGGAAGTTTTAATGTCATATTTGCTTGCCAGAACGAAGTCGATTCGCATCGGATCAGGAGGAGTCATGCTTCAACATTATAGTCCTTTTAAAGTTGCGGAAAATTTTCATGTTTTGTCTACTCTTGCTCCCGGAAGAGTCGATCTTGGGATCGGGAAGGCTCCGGGCGGCCTGCCGTTATCGACAAAGGCGTTGCAGTTTGGCACCGTGAATGACGGACAAGATTTTGAAGAAAGATTTCTTTTTTTGAAAAAATTAATTGAAAATTCAGTGGATGAAGATCATCCGCTCGCCGGTATTGAAGCGACACCTATACCGCCGGAAAAACCCAACCTTTTTTTACTCGGGGCCAGTCCCAGAAGCGCTCAGCTGGCAGCTGACCTTCAAATTCCTTTTGTATTCGCCTTGTTTATTAATGGCGACGTAAAGGTGCTGGAAGAATCGGCGCACGTTTATCGCAACGGCTATCCGGACGGACGTTTTCTGCTATCCCTTGCAGCAGTCGCTGCCGATTCGCAAAAAGAGGCCGAAGAACTGGCGAAAGATCAAAAAATGTATAAAGTCCATCTGCAAAGCGGCCGTATTGTCACGGTTTCTACATTGGAACAAGCACATGCTTTCGGCAAACAAGCGGAGCAGTCTTATGAAGTGGAAGAACAAGCGAGCTATATCATTGCCGGAACCTCTGTCTATGTAAAAAAAGTCTTAAATAAATTCCATGCATCCTATCAAGTGGATGAATTTATTTTGCATTCCCCTGTTCAAAAGGTAGAAGAACGGATTCGGTCTTTTCAGCTGTTAAGTCCAAACGGCTCGAATGACGATTATTTAACCGAAGAAGAGGGTGAAACTTATGTCTCATAA
- a CDS encoding LLM class flavin-dependent oxidoreductase: protein MSHKKQIQLGIMLHGPGSHMNAWKDPSVPKDASVNFQYYKSITRQAEEAGFSFAFVADGLYINEKSIPHFLNRFEPITILSSLASVTSRIGLVGTISTTYSEPFTVARQLASLDKISGGRAGWNVVTSPLEGSAKNYNKGEHPSHSLRYEIAAEFLQVVKGLWDSWEDDAFIRNRQTGQFFDRNKVHVLNHKGRFFSVEGPLNIERSSQGQPVIFQAGSSEAGKNLAAKEADAVFTNAETLEQAQAFYKDVKLRAEANGRSRDEILIFPGIHPIVGATIEEAEEKYEAIQNLVSIEEALDYLGRYFDHFDFSVFPLDEPFPDIGDVGKNSFRSTTDQIKQNAREKNLTLREVALQVTTPKSVFFGTYEQVAEQLIAWVEGNGADGFIFGPPVLGSGLTDFIRHVIPILEERGYYSREYRSETLRGNLGLPFKENRYANKKENHFIN, encoded by the coding sequence ATGTCTCATAAAAAACAGATTCAATTGGGGATTATGTTGCACGGCCCGGGAAGTCACATGAACGCCTGGAAAGATCCAAGTGTTCCAAAAGATGCCAGTGTTAACTTTCAGTATTACAAGTCTATTACTCGACAAGCTGAAGAAGCCGGATTTTCTTTTGCTTTTGTTGCTGATGGACTATATATAAATGAAAAATCCATTCCTCATTTCTTGAATCGGTTTGAACCCATCACCATCTTATCTTCTCTCGCGTCAGTAACATCGAGAATAGGGCTGGTCGGTACGATATCAACCACTTACAGTGAGCCATTTACGGTTGCCCGCCAGTTAGCATCGCTGGATAAAATCAGCGGGGGGCGTGCTGGATGGAATGTTGTCACTTCTCCTTTAGAGGGATCTGCAAAGAACTACAATAAAGGTGAACATCCATCGCATTCTCTTCGATATGAGATAGCGGCAGAATTTTTGCAAGTAGTAAAAGGATTGTGGGATTCATGGGAAGACGATGCTTTTATACGAAATCGGCAAACCGGACAGTTTTTTGATCGAAATAAGGTTCATGTATTGAATCATAAAGGTCGTTTCTTTTCTGTCGAAGGACCGTTAAATATTGAACGTTCGAGTCAAGGGCAGCCCGTCATATTCCAAGCAGGTTCTTCTGAAGCCGGTAAAAATTTGGCTGCAAAAGAGGCGGATGCTGTTTTTACCAATGCAGAAACTCTCGAACAGGCCCAAGCTTTTTATAAGGATGTAAAACTGCGGGCAGAAGCAAACGGACGGAGCAGAGACGAGATTCTCATTTTCCCGGGGATTCATCCGATTGTCGGTGCAACTATAGAAGAAGCGGAAGAAAAATACGAAGCGATTCAAAACCTTGTGTCGATTGAAGAAGCTCTCGATTATTTAGGACGATACTTTGATCACTTCGATTTCAGTGTATTTCCGCTTGATGAGCCGTTTCCTGATATAGGCGATGTCGGGAAAAATAGCTTCCGGTCGACAACCGATCAAATTAAGCAAAATGCCCGCGAAAAGAACTTAACGCTTCGAGAAGTGGCCTTGCAAGTTACGACACCGAAAAGCGTTTTTTTCGGTACGTATGAGCAAGTAGCCGAACAATTGATTGCCTGGGTGGAAGGAAATGGAGCGGATGGATTTATTTTTGGCCCGCCTGTTCTTGGCAGCGGCTTAACCGATTTTATCCGGCACGTCATTCCGATTTTGGAAGAACGCGGCTACTACAGCAGGGAGTACAGAAGTGAAACATTAAGAGGAAACTTAGGACTGCCGTTTAAAGAAAATCGCTATGCAAACAAAAAAGAAAATCATTTTATTAACTAG
- a CDS encoding glutaredoxin family protein gives MGEKALSVVVWAKEGCRYCEEVKQFLEEKGIRYQTVDVTNHDELRDILEIKYGIRHVPIVEIGRGDVYEGITQIGITNLEKALSTH, from the coding sequence ATGGGAGAGAAAGCGTTATCAGTAGTGGTTTGGGCAAAAGAAGGATGTCGTTATTGTGAAGAAGTAAAACAATTTTTAGAAGAAAAAGGTATTCGTTATCAAACGGTGGATGTAACCAATCATGATGAACTCCGTGATATTTTAGAAATTAAATATGGTATCCGCCATGTACCAATTGTTGAAATCGGTCGTGGAGACGTGTACGAAGGTATCACGCAAATCGGGATCACAAATCTTGAAAAAGCATTGAGTACTCATTAG
- a CDS encoding amino acid ABC transporter substrate-binding protein produces the protein MKKKIWFIVTLLFTFFLGACSPKEGAVSSTDANADSSSKDTKKGVQTIIVGTGTQFPNICFLDKNGKLTGYDVELVREIDKKLPEYQFKFKTMEFSNLLLSLETRKIDFIAHEMEVNKERKAKFLFNKVPYNVFPLKVVVHKDNNDIKSIKDLRGKKVVVSATSNAAVFLEKYNKDHNAGINIVYSGQGSDDTVNQIRTGRADATISTPFAVDFLNKSADAQEKVVGNTLSDSKVYFLFRKDETKLQKRVDEALRELKKEGVVKKLSQKWLGADYSVGF, from the coding sequence ATGAAGAAAAAGATCTGGTTTATTGTGACATTGCTATTTACATTTTTTCTGGGAGCTTGCTCGCCAAAAGAAGGAGCAGTTTCATCAACTGATGCCAATGCAGATTCGAGTTCCAAAGATACAAAAAAAGGGGTACAAACCATCATCGTTGGTACCGGAACACAGTTTCCTAATATATGCTTCCTTGATAAAAACGGAAAATTGACTGGATATGATGTAGAGCTCGTTCGTGAAATTGACAAAAAACTTCCTGAATATCAGTTTAAATTTAAAACGATGGAATTTTCTAATCTATTATTAAGTCTTGAAACAAGAAAAATTGATTTTATTGCCCATGAAATGGAAGTAAATAAAGAGAGGAAAGCCAAGTTCCTGTTTAACAAAGTTCCTTACAATGTTTTCCCTCTAAAAGTAGTGGTTCATAAAGATAATAACGATATTAAATCGATTAAAGATTTAAGAGGTAAAAAAGTCGTCGTAAGTGCCACAAGCAATGCGGCCGTTTTTCTAGAAAAATACAATAAAGATCATAATGCAGGCATTAATATAGTGTATTCCGGCCAAGGATCAGATGATACAGTCAACCAAATACGTACAGGAAGGGCAGATGCGACCATTTCAACACCATTTGCCGTTGATTTCTTGAACAAATCAGCTGATGCACAAGAAAAAGTAGTGGGCAATACCCTTTCCGACTCGAAAGTGTATTTCTTATTTAGAAAGGATGAAACGAAACTTCAAAAACGTGTTGATGAAGCTCTTCGAGAACTTAAGAAGGAAGGCGTTGTGAAAAAATTGAGCCAAAAATGGCTGGGAGCGGATTACTCAGTTGGGTTTTAA
- a CDS encoding amino acid ABC transporter permease: protein MGKAFDITLVGDFIPQLIQYLGVTLQILAVSIVLGIIIGIIAAILRLFRIPILSQLVVVYVSFIRGTPILIQLFLIFYGIPSLFQLINIDLSKVDPLYSVIVAYAFNNGAVFSEIFRGAVQAVDYGQTEAAYSVGMSESQNFFRIIVPQAVGIAFPNIANTVISSLKDTSLAFTIGVMDMVGRGETLIASTTHALEVYISLSVVYYIVVVLLEKIFRWFEKRVIRHKSGEVSSV from the coding sequence TTGGGTAAAGCATTTGACATTACATTAGTCGGTGATTTTATACCACAGCTTATTCAATATTTGGGTGTCACTCTTCAAATTTTAGCCGTTTCTATTGTACTTGGAATCATTATAGGAATCATAGCCGCTATCTTGCGGCTTTTCCGCATTCCAATTTTGTCGCAGCTGGTGGTCGTCTATGTTTCTTTTATTCGTGGCACACCGATATTAATTCAGCTATTTTTGATTTTTTACGGTATCCCTTCATTATTTCAATTAATCAATATCGATCTGTCAAAAGTGGATCCTTTATATTCTGTCATTGTTGCTTATGCATTCAATAATGGCGCCGTTTTTTCCGAAATATTTAGAGGAGCCGTGCAAGCCGTTGATTATGGACAAACGGAAGCTGCGTATTCTGTCGGGATGAGTGAGTCGCAAAATTTTTTCCGCATCATTGTTCCTCAAGCCGTTGGTATTGCATTCCCGAATATTGCCAACACCGTTATTAGTTCGCTGAAAGATACATCTTTAGCCTTTACGATCGGTGTGATGGATATGGTTGGTCGAGGAGAAACATTGATTGCTTCCACAACTCACGCACTGGAAGTATATATTTCACTTTCAGTTGTTTATTACATTGTGGTTGTCCTTCTTGAAAAAATATTCCGTTGGTTTGAAAAACGGGTAATTCGACATAAGTCCGGGGAAGTTTCTTCGGTATAG
- a CDS encoding amino acid ABC transporter permease produces the protein MVIDIPFIWTALKEIIKALPLTLMLTVIPIIVGFFIGLVVALIRVYEVKGLSAVANGYVSFLRGTPIIMHIMLIYFGLPMLLQAADPKLAISSIPVSVFVLTALSLSAGAYLSEVIRSGIISIPKGQAEAAYSVGMSTFQMMVRIILPQALSQSIPNFTNIFIGFLHTTSIAFIVSEKELTGAAKIVASNNLKFLEAYIAAGIIYWVVTILVESISLLLEKKATSYARGGVR, from the coding sequence TTGGTCATTGATATTCCTTTTATATGGACGGCATTGAAGGAAATTATTAAAGCACTTCCGCTAACTTTGATGCTGACAGTCATACCAATTATTGTTGGATTTTTCATTGGACTGGTTGTAGCTCTTATTCGCGTGTATGAAGTAAAGGGGTTGTCTGCTGTTGCAAATGGATATGTTTCGTTTTTACGAGGAACTCCAATTATTATGCATATAATGCTCATTTATTTTGGGCTGCCGATGCTCCTCCAAGCGGCAGATCCGAAATTAGCCATTTCATCTATTCCCGTTAGTGTATTTGTACTGACAGCTCTTTCATTAAGTGCCGGCGCCTACTTATCTGAAGTCATTCGCTCAGGCATTATTTCTATTCCGAAAGGCCAGGCTGAAGCAGCGTATTCAGTTGGTATGAGCACGTTTCAAATGATGGTTCGCATTATTCTTCCACAGGCTTTGTCGCAATCCATTCCTAATTTTACTAATATTTTTATCGGTTTTTTGCACACAACCTCTATTGCCTTTATAGTTTCAGAAAAAGAATTGACGGGAGCAGCAAAAATTGTTGCATCAAATAATTTAAAGTTCCTCGAAGCATACATCGCAGCGGGAATCATTTATTGGGTGGTTACAATTCTAGTTGAATCGATTTCATTGTTATTGGAGAAAAAAGCCACATCCTATGCTAGGGGAGGGGTTCGATGA
- a CDS encoding amino acid ABC transporter ATP-binding protein produces the protein MIYLHGIKKAFGNHEVLKGINLTIEKGKVVTILGPSGSGKTTLLRCINFLEKPDEGIVQVGDVKVEAVKANKKEILSLRKQSAMVFQHYNLFAHKTVLGNVMEGLIVAKKMNKEEARERSEQVLEKVGLLDKLNYFPSQLSGGQQQRVGIARALALNPEVILFDEPTSALDPELVGEVLTVIKDIADEGITMLIVTHEMNFARYVSDQVLFMDGGLIIEKGSPYEIFTKPKEERTRKFLKRISGETSVSWLQETAH, from the coding sequence ATGATTTATTTACACGGTATAAAAAAAGCATTTGGGAATCATGAAGTTTTAAAAGGGATAAATTTGACTATCGAAAAAGGAAAAGTCGTCACAATTCTAGGTCCAAGCGGTTCCGGGAAAACGACTCTGTTAAGGTGCATAAATTTTCTTGAAAAACCGGATGAAGGAATCGTTCAGGTAGGTGATGTAAAGGTTGAAGCAGTAAAAGCAAACAAAAAAGAAATTCTTTCATTAAGAAAACAATCAGCGATGGTTTTTCAACATTATAATTTGTTCGCTCATAAAACAGTCCTTGGAAATGTAATGGAAGGACTGATTGTGGCTAAAAAAATGAATAAAGAGGAGGCGAGGGAACGGAGCGAACAGGTGCTTGAAAAAGTCGGATTATTGGATAAATTAAATTATTTTCCAAGTCAACTTTCGGGAGGTCAGCAGCAACGTGTCGGCATTGCTCGTGCTCTTGCGTTAAATCCGGAAGTGATTCTTTTCGATGAACCGACTTCGGCGCTTGATCCCGAGCTTGTCGGAGAAGTGCTGACTGTCATTAAAGATATTGCCGATGAAGGGATTACCATGCTTATTGTGACACATGAAATGAATTTCGCCCGCTATGTATCGGATCAAGTGTTGTTTATGGATGGCGGATTGATTATAGAAAAAGGCTCGCCCTATGAGATTTTTACAAAGCCAAAAGAAGAACGGACACGAAAATTTTTAAAGCGGATTTCAGGGGAAACGTCTGTCAGCTGGCTTCAGGAAACAGCACATTAA
- a CDS encoding GNAT family N-acetyltransferase, protein MIHNVQIRDMLVEEKEVVRQLLIDSYRQYESEYQDPDVWAEYLDHIAFSVDNPDVDRILVARSGQDILGTLQLFESSEKAYDRPELNIFSPIVRLLAVHPKARGHGIAQKLLKESIRYAQSKGAANLYLHSSDKMQKAIQLYEWLGFKRDKSKDFQNHDILVKCFRFDIKKEASVYESI, encoded by the coding sequence GTGATCCATAATGTACAGATACGTGACATGTTGGTTGAGGAAAAAGAAGTAGTTCGTCAGCTTCTAATTGACAGCTATCGCCAGTATGAGTCTGAATATCAAGATCCGGATGTTTGGGCCGAATATTTAGACCATATTGCGTTTTCTGTGGATAATCCGGATGTGGATCGGATTTTGGTGGCGAGAAGCGGGCAGGATATTCTCGGGACGCTGCAGCTGTTCGAGTCCTCGGAAAAGGCGTATGACCGGCCGGAACTGAACATCTTTTCTCCGATCGTACGGCTGTTGGCGGTTCATCCGAAGGCAAGAGGACATGGAATTGCACAAAAATTGTTGAAAGAGAGTATTCGATACGCGCAATCAAAAGGAGCGGCAAATTTGTATTTGCACTCAAGCGATAAAATGCAAAAAGCCATACAGTTGTATGAATGGCTCGGATTTAAACGAGATAAGTCCAAGGACTTTCAAAACCATGATATTTTAGTTAAGTGCTTTCGATTTGATATTAAAAAGGAGGCATCCGTTTATGAGTCCATCTAG